Proteins from a genomic interval of Rhodococcoides fascians A25f:
- a CDS encoding CsbD family protein produces MADFIDKAKHKAEELVGEAKEKIGHKTDNDDLAAEGAKDQASGKTKQVGDDVSDAAGNIKDKFTN; encoded by the coding sequence ATGGCTGATTTCATCGACAAGGCAAAGCACAAGGCCGAAGAGCTGGTGGGCGAAGCCAAGGAAAAGATCGGCCATAAGACCGACAACGACGATCTTGCTGCCGAAGGCGCAAAGGATCAGGCTTCGGGCAAGACCAAGCAGGTCGGCGACGACGTCTCCGACGCTGCAGGCAACATCAAGGACAAGTTCACGAACTGA
- a CDS encoding WcbI family polysaccharide biosynthesis putative acetyltransferase, with translation MVHYERAHDVGAIMDGRTRHYGEFYEVAERQQGRDAPEHDDRPLLLVWGNCQAEALRILLDSDPAMPLRTVRVPPVHELESSDLPYVDRLVRQASVLLTQPVRAGYRSLPLGVPDLAETLPPDATVVRWPVLRYAGLHPFQVIVRHPSDPAAVPSLVPYHDLRTILAAECGLGEDDDWDRSVSDDGLRHAAESSLDELRRRESRDTDIAASDLFADAGRAATHTINHATNVVLTALAQRILDQLGTGCTAADPGRELLGGVRAPVERRVLEALGLDGDPRPEWTVDGTPHSPSSVHRAHLRWYAAHPEFVGAALQRHSELIRILELVP, from the coding sequence ATGGTCCACTACGAACGAGCACACGACGTCGGGGCAATCATGGACGGGCGCACCCGCCACTACGGCGAATTCTACGAAGTAGCCGAACGACAACAGGGCCGTGACGCCCCTGAACACGACGACCGGCCGCTCCTTCTGGTCTGGGGAAATTGTCAGGCCGAGGCACTGCGTATTCTCCTCGATTCCGATCCGGCCATGCCGCTGCGGACGGTGCGCGTACCACCCGTCCACGAGCTCGAGTCCTCGGACTTGCCCTATGTCGACCGGCTCGTGCGCCAGGCGTCGGTCCTTCTCACGCAACCGGTTCGGGCCGGCTATCGTTCGCTACCGCTCGGGGTACCCGATCTTGCCGAGACCCTGCCGCCCGACGCCACCGTCGTGCGATGGCCGGTGCTCAGATATGCAGGGCTGCATCCCTTTCAGGTGATCGTTCGACATCCGAGCGATCCTGCCGCCGTTCCGAGCCTGGTGCCGTACCACGACCTGCGCACGATACTTGCCGCTGAGTGCGGACTCGGCGAAGACGACGACTGGGACCGCTCCGTCTCGGACGACGGTCTCCGACACGCAGCCGAGTCGAGCCTCGACGAGTTGCGTCGGCGCGAGAGCCGAGATACCGACATCGCAGCGTCCGACCTGTTCGCCGATGCCGGGCGCGCTGCCACCCACACGATCAATCATGCGACCAATGTGGTGTTGACTGCGCTGGCGCAGCGGATTCTGGACCAGCTCGGCACCGGCTGCACCGCCGCGGATCCGGGCCGCGAATTGCTCGGTGGCGTCCGGGCACCGGTCGAGCGACGAGTACTCGAAGCACTCGGTCTCGACGGCGATCCACGGCCCGAGTGGACGGTGGACGGCACACCGCATTCTCCGAGCTCGGTGCACCGTGCCCATCTGCGTTGGTATGCAGCCCATCCAGAATTCGTCGGTGCGGCGCTGCAGCGGCACTCGGAACTGATTCGCATCCTGGAGCTGGTGCCGTGA
- a CDS encoding esterase/lipase family protein produces MTTSRSTFRATRKATTVRAAMIAAMACSLALGTGATALAAPAAPAPPATVQGEDVIPPAPTEASPKASDQGIVPPSLDSALPATSTYDPKTETKGYGPVFTNFLAGFLYSVVNPDVAPQGANDWNCKPSAAHPRPVVLLHGTWENAFNNFARMSPALKKEGYCVFALNYGDTDSSAIGHIKSLRGTDSVASSAKEIATYIDAVRAATGSAQVDVVGHSQGGLVTRQYLRFEGGANLADPTKNKVNTVVSVAGSNHGTTLVGIGTLGRTINNLGLNVLGVVGAIAGPAASDQVIDSPLVKALAVGGDTDPGIKYTVIGTKYDEVVTPYKTTFLTAGPGATVNNVTLQDGCGIDLSDHLSISVSERAIGIVKNALDPKGFPTKSIPCAYNSPITGG; encoded by the coding sequence ATGACCACTTCTCGGTCCACTTTCCGCGCAACACGGAAAGCCACCACTGTGCGCGCTGCAATGATCGCGGCAATGGCGTGCTCGCTTGCCCTCGGTACCGGTGCGACAGCACTTGCCGCTCCCGCCGCTCCCGCTCCGCCCGCCACCGTGCAGGGCGAGGACGTCATCCCGCCCGCACCGACCGAGGCGTCACCCAAGGCCTCCGACCAGGGCATCGTTCCTCCGAGTCTCGACTCCGCTCTTCCTGCGACCAGCACCTACGATCCGAAGACCGAGACGAAGGGCTACGGACCGGTATTCACCAACTTCCTCGCGGGCTTCCTGTACAGCGTCGTCAATCCCGACGTGGCACCGCAGGGGGCCAACGACTGGAACTGCAAGCCTTCGGCAGCGCATCCGCGACCGGTTGTCCTGTTGCACGGCACCTGGGAGAACGCGTTCAACAACTTCGCTCGGATGTCGCCTGCGCTGAAGAAGGAAGGCTACTGCGTCTTCGCCCTGAACTACGGTGACACGGATTCCAGCGCCATCGGTCACATCAAGTCGCTGCGCGGCACGGACTCCGTCGCTTCGAGCGCCAAGGAAATCGCGACCTACATCGACGCAGTTCGGGCCGCCACCGGCTCCGCTCAGGTCGACGTCGTCGGTCACTCTCAGGGTGGCCTCGTCACCCGTCAGTACCTTCGCTTCGAGGGCGGAGCCAACCTGGCCGATCCCACCAAGAACAAGGTGAACACCGTCGTCAGCGTCGCCGGCTCGAACCACGGCACCACGCTGGTTGGAATCGGCACGCTCGGTCGCACCATCAACAATCTGGGTCTGAACGTGCTCGGCGTCGTCGGTGCGATCGCCGGCCCCGCTGCCTCCGACCAGGTCATCGACTCTCCGCTGGTCAAGGCACTGGCTGTCGGCGGTGACACCGACCCCGGTATCAAGTACACCGTGATCGGCACCAAGTACGACGAGGTCGTCACCCCCTACAAGACGACGTTCCTCACCGCAGGCCCCGGTGCCACGGTCAACAACGTCACCCTGCAGGACGGCTGCGGAATCGACCTGTCCGACCACCTGTCGATCTCCGTCTCGGAGCGCGCGATCGGAATCGTGAAGAACGCACTGGATCCGAAGGGCTTCCCCACGAAGTCGATCCCGTGTGCGTACAACTCCCCCATCACCGGCGGATAG
- a CDS encoding EAL domain-containing protein, whose product MTVSDGAVLAASAALDSVESVAAMFQPVVELSTGAVVGYEALARWPSPSLAVPEAVFALARERGMVGRVDVACRAAALRAARERAYSRRVRFFLNIEPGCFVDERDVDIHLDAIGNDLDVVLEITERDLDRNVPMLMALVRGARARGMSVAMDDVGATPATLGLLASVAPDIVKLDASIVRSPYRSRTAMRQVRDYLRTSDATLLAEGIETRRHLRRAMALGATLGQGWLFGRPMPLPNPPI is encoded by the coding sequence GTGACCGTGTCGGACGGCGCGGTGCTGGCAGCATCGGCGGCGCTCGATTCGGTCGAGTCGGTGGCTGCGATGTTTCAGCCCGTCGTCGAACTGTCGACCGGGGCTGTCGTCGGCTACGAGGCGCTCGCCAGGTGGCCCTCTCCCAGCCTGGCCGTTCCCGAGGCCGTGTTCGCCCTCGCCCGCGAGCGCGGCATGGTGGGCCGTGTGGACGTCGCATGCCGGGCGGCCGCGTTGCGGGCGGCTCGTGAGCGCGCGTACTCACGCAGAGTGCGATTCTTCCTCAACATCGAGCCGGGCTGCTTCGTCGACGAACGGGATGTCGACATCCACCTCGATGCGATCGGCAACGATCTCGACGTGGTCCTCGAGATCACCGAGCGAGACCTCGATCGAAACGTACCGATGCTGATGGCGCTGGTTCGAGGTGCTCGCGCACGCGGGATGTCGGTGGCGATGGACGACGTGGGTGCGACGCCGGCGACACTCGGTCTGCTGGCGTCGGTCGCGCCGGACATCGTCAAACTCGACGCGTCGATCGTCCGGTCGCCGTACCGATCGCGTACTGCGATGCGGCAGGTGCGAGATTACCTGCGCACGAGCGACGCAACTCTGTTGGCGGAAGGAATCGAGACTCGTCGGCATCTGCGTCGTGCAATGGCATTGGGCGCGACCCTGGGGCAGGGCTGGCTGTTCGGCCGACCGATGCCGCTCCCGAATCCGCCGATCTGA
- a CDS encoding LLM class flavin-dependent oxidoreductase, with protein sequence MPQPSQPLRSLGFLTIGLFDEDDPARGHESTLSIIELGERLGFDSAWLRHRHLQYGISSPIAVMAAASQRTHRIALGTAVTPLGWENPLRLAEDLATVDVLSGGRINPGVSVGPPMQFERVKHSLYPDTANDEDFGYGRVSRLLGFVAGEPASSWSGTEGIESYSNRVQPHSPGLRNRMWYGGASLRSAQWAGENEMNLLVSSVVRAEESTQFDEIQLSHIRTFRQFHPAGLDARVSQGLVVIPTDNASATQVAKYEEYARSRSARTHEPQGPARMMFAPDLVGTSDDIAEQLYANKSFREVDEVAFALPFSFEYEDYVQILTDMALELGPALGWRPAQR encoded by the coding sequence GTGCCCCAGCCTTCTCAGCCGCTGCGCTCGCTCGGCTTCCTCACGATCGGGTTGTTCGACGAAGACGATCCCGCGCGAGGGCACGAATCGACGTTGAGCATCATCGAACTCGGCGAGCGGCTTGGCTTCGACAGTGCTTGGCTTCGCCACCGACATCTTCAGTACGGAATTTCTTCACCGATTGCGGTGATGGCCGCGGCCTCGCAGCGCACCCACCGGATAGCGCTCGGTACGGCGGTGACCCCGTTGGGCTGGGAGAACCCGCTGCGCTTGGCCGAGGATCTAGCGACGGTCGACGTGCTCTCGGGTGGACGGATCAATCCCGGTGTCAGCGTCGGTCCACCGATGCAGTTCGAGCGCGTCAAGCACTCGCTGTATCCCGACACCGCGAACGACGAAGATTTCGGGTACGGACGGGTATCGAGGTTGCTCGGTTTCGTGGCCGGTGAGCCCGCGTCGAGCTGGTCGGGAACAGAAGGAATCGAATCGTATTCCAATCGTGTGCAACCGCATTCGCCCGGTTTGCGGAATCGGATGTGGTACGGCGGAGCAAGCCTTCGCTCGGCGCAGTGGGCCGGTGAGAACGAGATGAATCTTCTGGTGAGCAGCGTGGTGCGTGCCGAGGAGTCGACCCAGTTCGACGAGATTCAGCTCTCGCACATCCGCACGTTCCGGCAGTTCCACCCGGCAGGGCTCGATGCGAGGGTGTCGCAGGGACTGGTCGTGATTCCGACCGACAATGCCAGTGCCACTCAGGTCGCCAAGTACGAGGAGTATGCGCGGAGCCGATCGGCGCGCACGCACGAGCCGCAGGGCCCGGCGCGGATGATGTTCGCACCCGACCTCGTCGGTACCTCGGATGACATTGCCGAGCAGCTGTATGCCAACAAGTCGTTTCGTGAGGTGGACGAGGTGGCGTTCGCTCTGCCGTTCAGCTTCGAATACGAGGACTACGTACAGATCCTCACCGACATGGCACTCGAGCTGGGTCCGGCCCTGGGGTGGAGGCCGGCACAGCGATGA
- a CDS encoding PucR family transcriptional regulator — protein sequence MTTTESVRVPQEDYVGGRRASDRLRTPRETAARMLDQDIGEPEDTPPPRDCARGELDDMTTTCCELATGVLESGRLPIAGAMDIFRDAATRWARDGVPLGRIQHAINEGCALGLRTAPRSVDENADAPMVDGTVLIMELLDAVTESVSDAYLAEFRTLTQNGPRHDAELLDALLTGDGTARKIADRMGALLAEDYHVVALHFPAHADEGARRGDAGMMAARKLRRIHGALATLDADCAPIASVSATGGTVLLPDIPGVDVDELVGRFTDGGQIAVTATTASAAIDDIAATAPHLYELLSLVRRLRYSPGTYRIADLVFEYQVSRPGLGRKHLVTLIDPLRDSVDLLPTLQAFVESDSNRKKTATWLTVHPNTVDYRLKRVEQLTGLDPMKPSGLRRLHAALIADRLEARRAPVDERIS from the coding sequence GTGACCACAACAGAGAGCGTGCGCGTGCCACAGGAGGATTACGTGGGCGGGCGACGTGCATCCGATCGGTTGCGGACGCCGCGGGAGACGGCCGCCCGGATGTTGGATCAGGACATCGGGGAACCGGAGGACACTCCACCGCCTCGGGACTGTGCTCGCGGTGAGCTCGACGACATGACGACCACCTGTTGCGAACTGGCAACGGGGGTCCTGGAATCCGGCCGTCTACCGATAGCGGGTGCGATGGACATCTTTCGTGATGCCGCAACCAGGTGGGCCCGCGACGGTGTCCCGCTCGGCCGGATCCAGCACGCGATAAACGAGGGCTGCGCACTGGGTTTGCGCACTGCCCCACGCTCGGTCGACGAGAACGCCGATGCTCCGATGGTCGACGGCACCGTACTGATCATGGAGCTCCTCGATGCAGTCACCGAATCCGTCTCCGATGCCTACCTCGCGGAATTTCGCACACTGACGCAGAACGGTCCCCGCCACGACGCGGAACTGCTCGACGCGCTGCTGACCGGCGACGGGACGGCCCGCAAGATCGCCGATCGAATGGGCGCACTGCTCGCCGAGGACTATCACGTGGTGGCTCTGCACTTCCCGGCCCACGCCGACGAAGGTGCCCGCAGGGGTGACGCCGGCATGATGGCAGCCCGTAAACTGCGCAGAATCCATGGTGCTCTGGCAACGCTGGACGCGGACTGTGCGCCGATCGCATCCGTCAGCGCTACCGGTGGAACCGTTCTGCTGCCCGACATACCCGGTGTCGACGTCGACGAACTGGTCGGTCGTTTCACAGACGGCGGGCAGATAGCCGTTACCGCGACCACTGCATCGGCAGCGATCGACGACATCGCCGCTACTGCACCGCATCTGTACGAGCTGCTCAGTCTCGTTCGTCGGCTGCGATACTCGCCGGGAACGTATCGGATTGCAGATCTGGTGTTCGAGTATCAGGTGAGCAGGCCTGGTCTGGGCCGCAAGCACCTCGTGACGTTGATCGATCCGCTACGCGATTCGGTCGATCTGTTGCCGACGCTGCAGGCCTTCGTCGAATCGGACTCCAACCGGAAGAAGACGGCCACCTGGCTCACGGTGCACCCCAACACGGTCGACTACCGACTCAAGCGCGTGGAGCAGCTCACCGGACTGGATCCGATGAAGCCGTCGGGATTGCGTCGACTACACGCGGCTCTGATCGCCGACCGCCTCGAGGCACGCCGCGCGCCGGTGGACGAGCGAATATCGTGA
- a CDS encoding glycosyltransferase, with protein sequence MTQPVHHLVIGPPEHGVTRCARELASATASPVISSFEDLPVDIPIHVHFTDRLFGRTAGEAADVFVSAVGRHRAPITVTLHDIPQASDGTAFEARTTCYRRVMDCVSAVVVSSMHERLLLDDVAHDRIDTRVIPLPIHSATAEPGPRDAVRNVVGVLGFVYPGKGHEEVLQAMRSLDTAVDLLSIGSASPGHETMIDELACAAARLGRSFGSTGFVPDADLDGLLRSIAIPVAFHRHLSASGSINSWIAAGRRPLVPRGRYVEEIEANSPGTLWIHENSVDGLAAAMIEALDHPEKTWQQPGVTSYPTLHQAAALYSALFREQSVPTAQQLSDGRWVVPDNRWDLVPPVDRNPSVSVVIPYFEQQRRLEFVLTALTEQTYPASRIQVIVADDGSPVAPDVDAFRTALDITVIRQSDLGFRAAAARNLGASVAQGEILCFLDADTVPEPGYIVESAQLLAALPDGLAVGRRRHADLEGWTSRDVAEWLGGRSAGPHELTEPLWLRDGYAHSRDLLDADRRSYRYIISAVMSCTRQLFTEIGGFDESIVGYGGEDWDFAHRAYDAGAVLAHLPRAVAWHDGPEWAERTGGDRERKNMEAMMLASRITDPAARTHGLLYAVPEIVVVVDSAGHTSASLLHTVGSVLRERDCVVWIHGTDAAELRRPWGDVDPRVKQGQPSDTGRSHAVVHVRGPVLFGEHALRRLLATGADRMTVDVGGSGVVEFSTSRSNARAARWAAALERTPEDVADALFGHNHRTGVEFGLSIGEQQPNLAW encoded by the coding sequence GTGACCCAGCCTGTGCACCATCTGGTCATCGGCCCTCCTGAGCACGGAGTGACTCGTTGCGCGCGCGAACTGGCCTCTGCGACAGCCAGTCCGGTGATCTCGAGCTTCGAAGATCTGCCCGTCGACATTCCGATACACGTGCATTTCACCGACCGGCTGTTCGGCCGAACCGCGGGTGAGGCCGCAGACGTGTTCGTCTCCGCGGTGGGACGGCACCGAGCTCCGATCACCGTCACACTGCACGACATCCCGCAGGCCTCGGATGGAACCGCGTTCGAAGCGCGAACGACATGCTATCGGCGGGTAATGGACTGCGTGTCTGCAGTCGTCGTCTCCAGCATGCACGAGCGGCTGCTGCTCGACGACGTAGCGCACGACCGAATCGACACTCGCGTCATTCCGCTGCCGATCCACAGTGCTACAGCAGAACCCGGACCGCGCGACGCCGTGCGCAACGTCGTCGGCGTACTGGGGTTCGTGTACCCGGGCAAGGGGCACGAGGAAGTACTGCAGGCCATGAGATCTCTCGACACTGCTGTCGACCTGCTGTCGATCGGATCCGCGTCGCCGGGCCACGAGACCATGATCGACGAACTCGCCTGTGCCGCGGCTCGACTCGGCCGTTCGTTCGGCTCCACCGGGTTCGTTCCCGACGCCGACCTCGACGGACTCCTTCGGTCGATCGCGATACCCGTCGCGTTCCACCGGCACCTGTCGGCATCCGGTTCCATCAACTCCTGGATCGCGGCAGGCCGTAGGCCGCTGGTCCCCCGCGGTCGGTACGTGGAGGAGATCGAGGCCAATTCTCCGGGGACACTCTGGATCCACGAGAACTCCGTCGACGGCCTCGCTGCCGCCATGATCGAGGCGCTGGATCATCCCGAAAAGACCTGGCAGCAACCCGGCGTAACTTCCTATCCGACACTCCACCAGGCAGCGGCGCTGTATTCCGCACTGTTTCGCGAACAGAGCGTGCCGACGGCGCAGCAGCTCTCCGATGGGCGCTGGGTGGTACCGGACAATCGGTGGGACCTGGTGCCACCCGTCGACCGGAACCCGTCGGTGTCGGTGGTGATTCCGTACTTCGAGCAACAACGCCGGTTGGAGTTCGTTCTGACCGCGCTGACCGAACAGACGTATCCGGCTTCTCGCATCCAAGTGATCGTGGCCGACGACGGGTCCCCCGTAGCGCCCGACGTCGATGCCTTTCGCACCGCGCTGGACATCACCGTGATACGCCAATCCGACCTCGGCTTTCGTGCGGCAGCGGCCCGCAATCTCGGCGCGTCGGTCGCCCAGGGCGAGATTCTGTGTTTTCTCGACGCGGATACCGTTCCCGAGCCCGGGTACATCGTGGAATCGGCCCAGCTGCTCGCGGCCCTGCCCGACGGCCTCGCCGTGGGACGTCGACGGCACGCCGATCTGGAGGGCTGGACCTCGAGGGATGTGGCGGAGTGGCTCGGCGGGCGATCGGCCGGACCGCACGAGTTGACGGAACCGCTCTGGCTCCGAGACGGATATGCGCACTCGCGTGACTTGCTCGACGCCGATCGGCGCTCGTACCGGTACATCATCAGCGCGGTCATGTCGTGTACCCGGCAGCTCTTCACGGAGATCGGCGGGTTCGACGAGAGCATCGTCGGATACGGCGGCGAGGACTGGGATTTCGCGCACCGCGCCTACGACGCCGGAGCCGTCCTGGCACACCTGCCGCGCGCAGTCGCCTGGCACGACGGGCCGGAATGGGCCGAGCGGACGGGCGGAGACCGCGAACGCAAGAACATGGAGGCCATGATGTTGGCCTCGCGGATCACCGACCCGGCGGCGCGCACCCACGGTCTGCTCTACGCCGTGCCCGAGATCGTTGTGGTCGTGGATTCCGCAGGACACACCTCGGCGTCTCTACTGCACACCGTCGGATCCGTTCTGCGCGAACGAGATTGCGTCGTATGGATTCACGGCACCGACGCAGCCGAGTTGCGACGGCCGTGGGGCGACGTCGATCCGCGAGTGAAGCAGGGGCAACCGAGCGACACCGGCCGCAGCCACGCCGTTGTGCACGTACGCGGCCCGGTGCTGTTCGGCGAGCACGCTCTGCGTCGACTGCTCGCCACCGGGGCCGATCGGATGACAGTGGACGTCGGGGGTTCGGGAGTGGTCGAATTCAGCACTTCGCGCTCGAATGCACGTGCGGCGCGGTGGGCAGCGGCCCTGGAGCGCACACCGGAGGACGTGGCCGACGCATTGTTCGGCCACAACCACCGCACAGGTGTCGAATTCGGGTTGTCGATCGGCGAGCAGCAGCCGAACCTGGCCTGGTGA
- a CDS encoding glycosyltransferase: protein MIGYYAHHHGVGHVTRADAIARSMSEPMTVLSSRPRPPGHAAAEWLSLPFDVEESTDVVAQDGSAGGVLHWAPHDVDGLTERMAIVAQWVAREKPSAVVVDVSVEVAMFLRLMGVRVIVMAIPGERTDPIHGLAYRAATHILAPWSREVYDPGWLLPYADKTTFSGSISRFAGRERTSRSGDPTVVVLGAAGGTSLTRDLVNSWSAVDDRFEFRALGVAGGDWIDDVWPVLCSAALVVTHAGQNAVADVAASGAPAVVVPQVRPFGEQSATGRALADGSIAEVLDTWPSVARWHTAADRALDLGGARWSALHTDGAPERAARAIEQSVPRRSRQ from the coding sequence ATGATCGGCTATTACGCGCACCATCACGGGGTCGGTCATGTCACCCGTGCCGACGCCATCGCACGCTCGATGTCGGAACCGATGACCGTTCTGTCCTCGAGGCCTCGACCTCCGGGGCATGCGGCGGCCGAGTGGCTCTCGCTACCCTTCGATGTGGAGGAGTCCACAGACGTTGTGGCACAGGATGGTTCTGCGGGCGGAGTGCTTCACTGGGCACCGCACGACGTGGACGGTCTGACCGAGCGGATGGCGATCGTCGCGCAGTGGGTGGCGCGTGAGAAACCGTCGGCGGTCGTGGTGGACGTATCGGTGGAAGTGGCGATGTTCCTGCGCCTCATGGGAGTTCGGGTGATCGTCATGGCAATCCCGGGGGAGCGCACCGATCCGATCCACGGTCTGGCCTACCGGGCAGCGACACACATCCTCGCGCCGTGGTCACGCGAGGTCTACGACCCCGGTTGGCTGCTGCCGTACGCGGACAAGACGACGTTCTCGGGATCGATCAGTAGGTTCGCCGGACGCGAGCGAACCTCGCGTTCGGGCGATCCGACGGTTGTGGTGTTGGGTGCGGCAGGCGGTACGTCGCTCACCCGCGATCTGGTGAACTCGTGGTCCGCGGTGGACGACCGCTTCGAGTTTCGCGCCCTCGGCGTCGCAGGCGGAGATTGGATCGACGACGTGTGGCCGGTGCTGTGTTCGGCCGCTCTCGTCGTCACACACGCCGGGCAGAACGCCGTCGCCGACGTCGCTGCGTCGGGTGCGCCCGCCGTCGTCGTGCCGCAGGTCCGGCCCTTCGGGGAGCAATCGGCCACCGGACGGGCCCTGGCCGACGGGTCGATCGCCGAGGTGCTCGATACATGGCCGTCCGTAGCTCGGTGGCACACCGCAGCGGATCGCGCCCTCGATCTCGGGGGTGCCCGGTGGTCGGCACTGCACACCGATGGTGCCCCCGAGAGAGCCGCCCGGGCCATCGAACAGTCAGTACCTCGACGGAGTCGGCAGTGA
- a CDS encoding glycosyltransferase family 2 protein, with protein MKIAVVTVVAGRHEHLGAQVRGLRRTTAEQVDHIVVSMGDDAIADVLTRTGSAATCLEIPVEGALPLARARNLGAAAAVDRGAELLVFLDVDCIPGPGLLEQYRCAAAAPGNERSLLCGPVTYLKQRDVGTEGPALAALTAPHPARPNPPAGTVAHGDNFDLFWSLSFAVTTQTWTELGGFCEDYTGYGGEDTDFAATAVASGMGLRWVGGAHAYHQWHPVSDPPVEHLDDIVANARRFFDRWGRWPMVGWLDAFAARGLIEFGDSGIRQTSGHVA; from the coding sequence GTGAAGATCGCGGTCGTCACCGTGGTGGCCGGCCGACACGAGCACCTGGGCGCTCAGGTGCGCGGTCTGCGACGGACCACCGCGGAACAGGTCGACCACATCGTCGTGTCCATGGGAGACGACGCAATTGCCGACGTACTCACCCGGACCGGTTCGGCCGCCACATGTCTCGAGATCCCCGTGGAGGGCGCGCTACCGCTGGCCCGTGCGCGCAACCTCGGCGCTGCTGCTGCAGTCGACCGCGGCGCAGAGTTGTTGGTGTTCCTCGACGTCGACTGCATCCCGGGGCCAGGATTGTTGGAGCAATACCGTTGTGCGGCAGCCGCTCCGGGTAACGAACGATCCCTGCTGTGCGGTCCGGTCACCTACCTGAAACAACGCGACGTCGGTACCGAGGGTCCGGCTCTGGCGGCACTGACCGCGCCACATCCGGCGCGCCCGAATCCGCCGGCCGGAACCGTCGCACACGGGGACAACTTCGACCTCTTCTGGTCGCTGTCCTTCGCCGTCACCACGCAGACCTGGACCGAACTGGGTGGTTTCTGCGAGGACTACACCGGCTACGGCGGCGAGGACACCGATTTCGCTGCCACCGCGGTGGCGTCGGGCATGGGGTTGCGGTGGGTGGGCGGGGCGCATGCGTATCACCAGTGGCATCCGGTCTCCGATCCTCCGGTGGAGCATCTCGACGACATCGTTGCCAACGCGCGCAGGTTCTTCGATCGATGGGGTCGGTGGCCGATGGTCGGTTGGCTCGACGCGTTCGCGGCCCGCGGTCTCATCGAGTTCGGCGACTCCGGGATTCGGCAAACATCCGGTCACGTCGCCTAG
- a CDS encoding glycosyltransferase, protein MNENPLRIAVLASSSFPVAQPFAGGLEAHVYNLVRALTERGHQVSLFAADGSSVDLDATLLPVRTLDLTPISIADVAITPTAIREHHAYLAVMMELAGTLSESFDIVHNHSLHYLPLAMSSTLSVPMVTTLHTPPFAWLESAVALAPAGANTFAAVSEFAASQWADVTTGTVVIRNGISLEEWPFGSGGDYVVWSGRVVPEKGLHLAIAAAKQAGRSLRIAGPLSNLDYFHDVVEPLLDEDIRYVGHLDQPALAALVAGAEVALVSPVWSEPYGLVVAEALACGTPVAAFARGGIPEIVDASSGVLVPADDVQGLAAAIPRAAALKRSDVRARAEAVCSMDRMVDEYEALYRSTLQAVAGPVDDRLAIA, encoded by the coding sequence TTGAACGAGAACCCACTTCGCATCGCGGTGCTGGCGTCATCGAGTTTTCCGGTGGCCCAGCCTTTCGCGGGCGGTCTGGAGGCACATGTCTACAACCTGGTGCGTGCGCTCACCGAGCGCGGGCACCAGGTGAGTTTGTTCGCAGCGGACGGCTCGAGCGTCGATCTGGACGCGACGTTGCTACCGGTCCGAACACTGGATCTGACGCCGATATCCATTGCCGACGTCGCGATCACTCCGACCGCGATTCGCGAACACCACGCCTATCTTGCGGTCATGATGGAACTGGCAGGGACGTTGTCGGAGTCTTTCGACATCGTGCACAACCACAGCCTGCACTACCTGCCGCTGGCTATGTCCTCGACATTGTCGGTGCCGATGGTGACGACTCTGCACACACCGCCGTTCGCATGGTTGGAGTCGGCCGTGGCGCTGGCCCCTGCCGGAGCCAACACCTTTGCCGCGGTCAGTGAGTTCGCAGCCTCGCAATGGGCCGATGTCACTACCGGCACCGTCGTCATTCGCAACGGAATTTCGTTGGAGGAGTGGCCCTTCGGCAGTGGTGGCGATTACGTGGTGTGGTCCGGCCGGGTCGTTCCGGAGAAAGGACTGCACCTGGCCATAGCCGCTGCGAAGCAAGCAGGACGCTCGCTGCGCATCGCGGGTCCGCTGAGTAACCTCGACTACTTCCATGACGTCGTCGAACCGTTGCTCGACGAGGACATTCGCTACGTCGGTCACCTCGACCAGCCTGCGTTGGCGGCGTTGGTGGCCGGCGCCGAGGTCGCGTTGGTGTCGCCGGTGTGGTCCGAGCCGTACGGCCTGGTGGTGGCGGAAGCGCTGGCCTGCGGCACTCCCGTCGCAGCGTTCGCACGAGGCGGCATTCCGGAGATCGTCGACGCGTCGTCGGGCGTACTCGTACCGGCCGACGATGTTCAGGGCCTCGCCGCGGCGATCCCTCGGGCAGCCGCTCTGAAGAGAAGCGACGTCAGGGCACGCGCCGAAGCGGTGTGCTCGATGGATCGGATGGTCGACGAGTACGAGGCCCTGTACCGCTCGACGCTCCAGGCGGTCGCAGGCCCGGTCGACGATCGGCTCGCGATCGCATGA